In Canis lupus baileyi chromosome X, mCanLup2.hap1, whole genome shotgun sequence, one DNA window encodes the following:
- the MAGEB16 gene encoding LOW QUALITY PROTEIN: melanoma-associated antigen B16 (The sequence of the model RefSeq protein was modified relative to this genomic sequence to represent the inferred CDS: substituted 2 bases at 2 genomic stop codons), translated as MPQCQKNPQCLXDQRFQTCSEIQDMEVVQVSKALEETGLSSHPLMPGNSKEASDAGVPSTTESPQSVCSSPIAVTTTSSNELNEGSSSQEEEDTTSWAGPDPKNVPIDALDKKVNSLVNFMLFEYQIKEPMTKADMKIVIKEQEDHFTEIFLRASEHMEMVFGLDVKRVDTTNHCYSLFIKLGLTYDGVMKGEEGMPKTSILILILGVIFMKGNIATEEEVXEVLNLTGILSGRKHIIFGEPKKLMTIELVKEKYLEYRQLANSDPVQFEFLWGPRAHAETTKMKVLEFLAKVHRTDPSSFPSQYEEALQDEEERKSPGQDFCMICLYFSGH; from the coding sequence ATGCCTCAGTGCCAAAAGAATCCACAATGCTTATGAGATCAGCGCTTTCAGACCTGTAGTGAGATCCAGGATATGGAAGTTGTACAGGTCTCCAAGGCTCTGGAAGAGACTGGTCTCTCCTCTCATCCTCTGATGCCTGGCAATTCAAAGGAGGCTTCTGATGCTGGTGTACCCAGTACCACTGAGAGTCCTCAGAGTGTCTGCTCATCTCCCATTGCCGTCACAACCACTTCatcaaatgaattaaatgagGGCTCCAGTAGCCAAGAAGAGGAGGATACCACCTCGTGGGCTGGGCCAGACCCCAAGAATGTGCCCATAGATGCTCTAGATAAGAAAGTGAATTCATTGGTCAATTTTATGCTATTCGAGTATCAAATAAAAGAGCCAATGACAAAGGCAGATATGAAGATTGTCATCAAAGAGCAGGAGGACCACTTCACTGAGATCTTCCTGAGAGCCTCTGAGCATATGGAGATGGTCTTTGGCCTTGATGTGAAGAGAGTGGATACCACCAACCACTGCTATAGCCTCTTCATCAAATTGGGCCTCACCTATGATGGGGTGATGAAAGGTGAAGAGGGCATGCCCAAGACCAGCATCCTGATACTTATCCTGGGTGTGATCTTCATGAAGGGCAACATTGCCACTGAAGAGGAAGTCTAGGAAGTTCTGAACTTGACGGGGATATTGTCTGGGAGGAAGCACATCATCTTTGGGGAGCCCAAGAAACTCATGACCATAGAGTTGGTGAAGGAAAAGTACCTGGAGTACCGGCAGTTGGCCAACAGTGATCCTGTACAGTTTGAATTCCTGTGGGGTCCGAGAGCCCACGCTGAAACCACCAAGATGAAAGTCCTGGAGTTTCTGGCCAAGGTTCATAGGACTGACCCGAGTTCTTTCCCATCTCAGTATGAGGAGGCTTTAcaagatgaagaagaaagaaagagcccaGGTCAGGATTTCTGCATGATCTGTCTCTACTTCAGTGGCCACTGA